From the genome of Podospora bellae-mahoneyi strain CBS 112042 chromosome 2, whole genome shotgun sequence:
CGCCAAACACCTCGTCGCCTGAGGCGtcaccccccccaccaccgccctgtGAATCCTCAAATGGCTCACCACATTCATCTGATACCTCAgcacatccacatccacaCACGCCAGCGTCGTCAGCTGAGACAGCAGCGAGATGTCGTCTTCCGTCATGTACGGTTGCGGAACAGGTTCGTGGTCAGGCAAAGGCCCGAGACCGGATGACGACCGTTTGATGATGCTATCGCTCGACGCGACGGAAATGTTGTCGTCAGGACGAGAAAGCTCCGCGTCGAGGTGGTCAAGCCCGTCTTTTTCCGCGTCGTGCCAATGACTCAAGTAGAAAAAGTCGTTTAGATGGGGTGTCACCCTCGCTtgggtcggggagggggcgCCGATTATGGCGATGAACAAGAATTGCTTCGGGGCGGTTTGGACAGAGGTTCGTGTAAAGATTCTTCGGGTTCGTAGCAGTTCGAGGGCTTGGATCTGGACGGCGCGGGGGGCCAGGTGGAGgtttttggcgaggatgaagTTGGCTatttggggttgttgggctggttggtgggttgttgttgatggggaggaggggacgaTGGCTGCTGGGCCGATTCGGGGGGAGAATGCGCCTGGTCGAGAGGGAGGGGCGGAGCTGGGGAAGTAGGATCCccctgatgaggagggaccgccggtggtggaggagggttcaTGGCGGAGATGGTAGGGGGAGGCAGAACGGGTGtaggttggtgatgggggacCACCGCGGGCTGGCTGGGGGACCAGGAGTCCGGTTGCGAACTCGTCGAGGGTGGCGTGGGAATGGCAGTTAATGATGGcgtgggtgaggttgaaggttTTGGATGCGACGAGGCAGAGCTCTTCGGCTAGTTCGTCGACATAGTCTGGGAGGGTGCCTATTAGGCAGTGTTCGCGGGCGACAAGACACAAGAGAGTGGCTAGTTCGAGGTCGCTGAGAGACCggatcttgtcgaggagTTGTTCATCGGCCATTGgcttggtgggtggtggtggtgatgtttgcTAGAGCACGGATGTGTACCTTGATAGGTAGCATGTCGAGCGCCAGGATGCGACGTTGTGACGGGGGCAGGCAGATGCACCACCAAGCCAGGCCAGGGATCCAGCTTGGCCGAGTGGTTGTCGGTGCTTCGTTCGCTGCCGGTGGCTCGTGCTGTTTGTGTGTTTCGACAGGTTATGATGGTCTTCATCGTGGGCGCATGCAAGAAAAGTAAACCGACGCGTGGCTGGCCTGGCGCCCTGCcatttctttctctttcccaaATGTCGCGGGCGCACAGTGATCAACTGGTGGAAACAGGCGTTGGAACTTGGAAGGCAGATGCTGTCACAAGGTTTCAAGAGTGGGGTGGGGAAAGCCCAAAAGGCACTGGTCTCATAGGTGGGCCAACTGAGGCTGCAGGGCTGTGATTGGCCCAGCCCTCAGCATCTGGTGCCTGCCCGCCCGCTCTTGATAGCTCTCTATCGCTGCTGGCTCCAGCCTTCGTCACTCCTCCAACAGCCGATTGCCTACCAACCCATCAGCCCCGTTCATTTTATCGGAGCCGCAAACCTGGAAACCTCGAACCACTGCCTCGTGTGCTACTGAGCGTAGACCTCAACCTATTTTTTGGGACCTCGCCCACCGCAAAACTTTCCAGACCAGAAACCAACGTCGGTCACCTGCGCATCAATTCTTCCACCCGCCTTCCCCGCGTCACTGAGCCTTCAAACGGAACGATTTCCCGCCATGGCTTCCAGAAAGAAGGTCCTCCTCAAGGTCATCATCCTGGGCGACAGCGGTGTTGGCAAGACGAGTTTGATGAACCAATATGTATGACACTTGCCCACACTCACGTGCGCCGCCCCATGCTGACTCCTCACGCAATCGACAGGTCAACAAGAAGTTCAGCGCAAGCTACAAGGCCACTATCGGAGCCGATTTCCTGACACGAGAGGTGTTGGTGGACGACCGCCAAGTGACCATGCAGCTGTGGGACACGGCCGGGCAAGAACGGTTCCAGTCGCTGGGTGTGGCCTTTTACAGAGGAGCCGACTGCTGTGTGCTGGTGTACGATGTCAACAACTCCAAGAGCTTTGATGCGCTCGACAGCTGGAGGGACGAGTTTTTGATCCAAGCCTCGCCACGAGACCCGGATAACTTCCCgtttgtggtgttgggcaACAAGATCGAtgtggaggagagcaagagAGTGGTATGTTGACTTGTGAAGGGGGGTTTCAGGATAGGTGCTGACAGATGAAAGATCTCGACGAAGCGGGCCATGACCTTTTGCCAGTCCAAGGGTGGTATCCCATACTTTGAGACCTCTGCCaaggaggccatcaacgTTGAGCAGGCTTTTGAGGGTGAGTTGAGCCTATCTCTTGTCAAATCTGACCACATGCTGACCTGACCTGCCCAGTTATCGCGAGGAATGCGCTCCTCCAGGAAGAGTCGGAAGAGTTCAGCGGCGATTTCCAGgaccccatcaacatccataTTGAGAACGACCGGGACGGGTGCGCGTGCTAGGCAGAATACATGATGCCATGAGATGTAGTGAGGATGATCCAGTTTGCTCTTTCAAGTTTTGGGTTTTTGGCTTTGTATGATATCATGCTGGGAGTATCTGGCGAGTTGTTTCTAATTCATAACCTGGGCTTGGCGCTTTTTTATCTGCTTTTGAGACGGCCTCGATAGACCTGCATTGGTATCAAGGTGGAAAGGcgcatatatatatatgtatatatatatatatctatGGCGAAGCTCAACAAGATACCTCTGTGCTGGGTTACAAGACCTTACTGTGATTTATACATGTTTCACCGCATATCGCGGCATAACCCCAATCCTGCTGGCTGAGCCACCGTTATGGCGCCCGGTGGGCTTGGCGCCAACCTGGAACGAACGAACAAACGGCCGAGCTCCAGTGATCAGCGAAATTGACAAGATCCAAACTCCACACAACCCGGTTACTTTTTCAGGGGCCGACCTTTCCGCAGTCCGCACCAACTCCGCCGAACAACAAGTGTCGAGTGTCCACAGCCGAACGACCTCGAGATCCACGATATTCGGTCCAACGAACGAATCCACCAGGCTTTCCCATGGTTTTGATCGAGCACTTGTCGCGAAAACGGGGACAGGGTCTTTTTGCGACTACTACCTCGgactccaacaacagcaacaacaataacaacaacaacaacaacaacaacaataacaacaacaacaacagggcTCTTTTGAAGCTAAGGCGATAAGTTTGGAACCAGTCCATGTTGCACAAAGCGAAGAATGCGAATACATAAAACAATGGCACCCCCAGAACCACTCCTCCCAGCAACGCTGGCGCCGccagatcaccaccaccacacccaccaccgACCATCCGGTGATTTCGGCAGATCCAACAAACACGATACtacagacgacgacgaagaagatgatATCTCCCccagatcctcctcctcggacaGGCGCAGGTCGCAACACTACGGAGCGAGGGTAATGCTAGGTGGAATGTCGGCCGACCACTCCCCTGCCTCGGCAGGCCGATTATCACCACACACTGAACAACCACAAAAATCAAGACTCCTCGGCGGGGTAGCGAGGAAAACACTAGGGATATGTCTCCTGCTGGTGGTCGTCTTTTTCTGGACAGTCTCCAACTTTCTCGCGTCGTACATCTTCTCGGACGGGACATACTCgaagcctttttttttggtttacGTCAATACTTCGATGTTTGCGATCAGTCTTGTTCCCATGACGGGGAAGTACATCATACAAAACGGGTGGCGCACGACGCTTAGTCAAGCAAGAGAGTTACGGAAGGGGCGGTCAGCGCCGCTGTTGAGAAACGAccgagatgaagaagacgaggaacggctgctggtggtggaagacGAGGGGAGCTTGGAAGCACACGACCTCCCCCCAAGAGAGGAAAAACTCTCCCTCGCGGAGACGGCCTGGTTGAGCCTGGAGTTCTGCATGCTTTGGTTTTTGGCGAATTATTTCGCCTCGGCGTGTCTGGAGTACACGTCTGTCGGGAGCGTCACTATTCTCACGTCGACGAGCAGTATATGGACTTTGATCTTGGGAGCTCTtaagggggtggagggtttcACGGTCCGGAAGCTGGTTGGGGTGTTGGCGAGCTTGGTGGGGGTGATCTTGATCAGTTCGGTGGATCTGTCGGGGGCGAATGATGATGGCAGGGGGAGTTTTCCGCACAAGTCAACGTGGGAGATAGCGGTGGGGGATTCGATGGCGCTGTTCAGTGCGGTGGTCTACGGGATTTATGTCACGGTTATGAAGCTGAGGGTGGGGaatgaggagagggtgaataTGGGCTTGTTTTTtggcttggtgggcttgtttaatgttgtttttttgtggCCGGGGTTTTTGATACTGCATTTCACCGGGTTGGAGCCGGTGAGTACTTCTTCTATCCTGTTTGGTGaagttgtggttggtgagggaggggatgctGACCATGTGAAACAAACAGTTTGAGTGGCCGCCTACAGGGACGGTGTGGGCGATTATTATGCTGAATTCGGTGGCGAGCTTTTTTAGTGATATTATCTGGGCGTATGCCATGTTGTTGACGACGCCGTTGATTGTGACGGTGGGGTTGTCGTTGAACATCCCCGTGTCACTTGTCGGGGAGATGATTCAGTACTCGCAGTACTCGAGTTGGTTGTATTGGGTCGGGGCGGGGATTGTGGTGCTGTCGTTTGTGTTTGTTACGCACGAGAGCcaggagggaagggagggggataaggAACAGGAGCGGACGGGAGTATAGGGTGTTTGAAGTAGGGATATGTGTTACATATTTTGGGGGCTATCATCAATCGTGTATTTTGTTCGAGCATCACCAGGGCGTTTTGCATCACATAGGGCGAGCGAAGAAGTGGTGGACAATGATGTGTATAATTCACAatcaccaacagcaaacagTTCCGGGATGGTGCAAGTAGATGAGGCTTTAGTTCGTTCCCCAACGGCGCGCCCAACGGTCTGGAACCGACCGATCAGCGGGTATTTGCATGGTGCACGGATCGCTTACCGGCAGTGGAATGTCTCAAGTCCGTGATCCGATTAGGGCCACTCAGCGGGACTTGTGCATTTTTTCCTCAGCAAATCGAAGACTTGCATTTGATGTCGAGGGTTCCTATCgcggaaggggggggaaaaaagaaaacaataACTCGATGGCGGCGTCCCCGAGGGAAAATCAACAATCACCTGCCAGGTTCACGCCGGTCAATATTGGATGCGGGGTTGCGCTTAGAGGCTTGGGACGAGGCAAGGCGTCATGGTTGCCACCTGCTTCCATGCATGGCATAATCAGGGAGACCCTGGTGGGTTATTGTCTCGATGATCGAGAGGTGAGTGTTGGGAGTGACATTGCAGCAGCTTATGTGGTGTTTTCATccttgtctgtctgtctgtctgtctgttgaTAGAGTTTTCATTTTCCACCTTCCACATCCTtctttgtgtgtgtgtctgttgttggtgttgctgaggcgGTCATCTGGGCGTTGCTTCTGTGTGTAAGTGTGTGATCAGGCTTGCTTGCTTCTTTCCTCATTTtgtcaacaaccaccacgtCTGGGCGGAGGGAGGTCACCGGCTTGCAGGGGTCAGACGGACAGCCTTCTTTCTTATCTGTAAGACTACCTGCCTTCTCTTGTTTCTTGCGGCCGTTAACATTCTACAGTTTTGCAAAGTACGGATAttgctctcttttttttgtttcggCCGGTATTTGGCGGTTTTATCATTCCTCGACACAACCGGCGGAATCCAACAGTTTGGTCAAGGGCTTCAAACGGTCAAAGGCtcttacctaccttacctacgACAGCGACGCCGCCACTTGGAGCATACCTACGTGGTATATTAACCTTCAATCGTTGGCATCATCTTTCCCTAAGACCTACCTAGCCCCTGTCTCGCCTTCAACATCAGAAACATCTTTTCCAACGGCCTCGGGCGTTCACATCACCGCTTCAACATCTCTCAACTTACACCTCTGAATAATCGTCAACATGGCACCAGacacatcccccaccaccagcacctctcccctcccccacctaGGCAACAGCATCAACGCCGCCACCCGAACCCAGCACACCAAACTCAACAagtccatcctcctccgcctgcCCCTTTCTGTCCCGCCCGTGGCATACAACCCAACAGCTTacctcaccggcctcctccacatgGCCCCAATCTACATCGCCTTCGAGTCAGCATGGGACAAGATCCTCGCTTCCCACTACGCCTCCCTTGACCACCCTTCTagctccctcctcgtcctcccgGAAAACCaaacccttccccctttcccgtTTGGCACCACGGCAGACCCGATCGGAGATGAAAAGGGCGAGAGGGTTCATGCAGTATTGCATCACTTGAAGATTTCGGGGATGGCACGGAGCGGGAGTCTAAAGAGGGATATCAGAGCCATGTCGGGGTGGGATGAGACAGAagtggaggagatgctggAACAAGTCAAAAACACGGGGAGACTGGGAGAATTCGTCCGCCACATCCACGCCAACATAGCCAGACAGCCCGAGGTGGTGATCGCCTATGCTTGGGTGCTCTACATGGCGCTTTTTAGCGGAGGGAGGTTTTTGGGTTCTTGTCTTGAGGCTGCGGGGGAGGGTTTCTGGATGAGGAAGTCTGATGCGGTGTTGGGCAAGATATGCAAGGATCCGATTAGCATACGGGAGCTGCTCGCTtctgaagaggaagagggtgatggtggtggtggtggtggtggtgatgatgatgggttggcgaggatcAAGGACGATGGGTTGCCGCTCAACTTTTTTAGGTTTGCCACTCCGCTTGATGGGGAAGAGATCAAGACTAAGTTTAAGAGCCGActtgtcgagctggaggggttgctgactgcgggggagagggagcatGTGGttagggagggggtttgtaTTTTTGACGTGATGAATGGGATTGTGGGGCAGCTGGATGGGCTGTTTGATAGGCACcctggggatgatgataaagtggaagaagagaatgGGGCGGTGGATACTTGGGCTAGTATGCTTGTGCCTAGGGCTGCGATGGtggcgggggggaggttgagggataGTGTTGCTGTAgcgaaggagagggggatgagggcgCTGAGGAAGGCGACGTTTTCGGGCGGGGAGAGGAGCACgctggttgaggaggggaggtcgCGTTCGCACACACACAGGAGGAAGAGTGAGGGAAacttggaggggttgaataCGAGTTCTTCGCCTGCTACGGCTGAGACGAGTACCAGTGGGCTGCATGCTCATGGGACTATTACGTCCGTGACGGAATTGGTGGAGAAGACAAATGTGGGCAAGGGGAAGGCGACGGcggtggaagggggtgaggcggtcaaggtggtgagatttggggaggagattgcgcTTATACAGCAGCGGAGAAACGGGGCGAAGAGTGTGACGGCGAAGGCGGAGGCGGTACAACAGGATATGTGGACGTCACCTAAGGGACAGTGTCCGCTTGCTAGGATTAGACGACAGGACCGCGGGTCAGTCACAAAGGTTAGGGATGCGAGAGTAGAGGGGATCAAGAATCCGTTTACGTTTTGGAGCTTGGTCTTGCTGGTTGCCCTAGCCGGCTTTGGCTGGGGTTATGCGTACGGATATATCACTGGGCGGTAGGCTTCGTCTTTATCAGTTTGGGAGTTCTTTGTGTGAGGAGTTCAATGGTGTTCACGCTGCAATGATATCACGGGTATGGTTTTGTTCGGGAATTGTtctgggagggagggggtaacctggtgttttcttttcgtttcGTTTCGATACCTAGGACCTGTAGCGTTTACgactttcttcttcctttccagAGGTTGTTAGATGGGGGCATGAGGTCAGATCCTCTGACAGAGTGGAGTAGTGCATGAATACACCTATCAAACCTCAACGAAGTCGGCACTGCTGGTATTAATGCCACTTTGAGACTCGGAGCAAGAATCTTATGCTCGCGTAGGGTTGTTGCTCTTTAGTCGCACGGCCTGGCACCCTCGCCACAAAACAACTGGTACACAGACGTAAGTTAAGCTACATCATGTGCGGTTGCTCCGGGGCCGCTTGGTCCCACCTTGTGTCAGGCCCACGCTTTGGCTGCTCTGGATTAGGGCTTTGTTGATTATATTTCACACGCTTGATAGCACTTCAGTTCATTGAAAACGAAGTCTGCGCATCAGAGTCGGATAGGCGTGGTCTCCATATGCCTCAACGGCCTGTTGGACTTTAGAAGCGTCTATTGACGACGGGAGAGTGCTGCTCCTCTGGGCTGTGGTGAAAATCCGATTGATCGACACCGATAGCTGGGAATGAGAGGTTGGCGGAGTTGTGCGAAATTAATAAGGGCTCGATCTTGCGTAAAATATGGTGTGAAGCGTTAGCCGGCTGATCCGTGTCATGGAGCGATCTCCaggaaggaggtcaagatgcTCCGTAACGCTCGCTCGGCGTCATCGAGTGGTAAaggaagagggaaaaaaaaatgataTAAAAGACGGGATAGGGTTCCTGCAGCAGCGTTGAACGTCTGGGGGAATTGCCACAAGTCTGGGGTTTTTTCTGCGACTTCTGAGCTCGCTCTTGGTGCCACTGGCTTGTCGCGAACCATGAGCTGGATCATTAGAAATAGATGAACAAACCAAAGCTTCTTGACTGACTAGACAAAATCAAGAACCGGATCGGTTTTCCCTATGTATCGCCGTCGAACTCATAGGCATCAAATTGGGCCCCGTCTGccacatacgaccataccCAGCTGGAAttacggcatcccgtccgatctgcccgagtcaaacagctgaggGGCTGAgccagtactcaggtgggtgaccgctggggaatcctcggtgttgtatgtttttgcgCTTTTTATCTGGATCGCGTGTGGCCTCTTCATATGTCGTCATAAGCTGATTTGCTTCCATCTCGCTTCGGACATCCCCGGGGCAAGTATATTCGGCCGCCTGGGGTTTGGTGTTTGCTGTTTTGTCCTGGACTTCGACCGAGCGTGaatcttggtggtggctccTTCGTTGTTTTGGCTCTTTGCGGTCCTCTTGTTCTGAAGATTCCTCCTCGATTGGGGGGACTTTGTGAAGTATGGTTCACGGCTGGTGGAAAGAGGGCGCCCGTTCCTAGGCTGTTGGGTTTTTagaggtgttgaggtggccgaggtggtTCCTTCTGGTTGCTGGATCTCATGCCACTTTGCACAATGTTGGGTCATCTTCGTGCGTTGGTTTCCCCGGTCCATCTATGGTCAGtagatgaggaggagccagCCTCCGGACAGCACACatatgggggaggggggggcggaATGCCAA
Proteins encoded in this window:
- a CDS encoding hypothetical protein (EggNog:ENOG503P00Q): MADEQLLDKIRSLSDLELATLLCLVAREHCLIGTLPDYVDELAEELCLVASKTFNLTHAIINCHSHATLDEFATGLLVPQPARGGPPSPTYTRSASPYHLRHEPSSTTGGPSSSGGSYFPSSAPPSRPGAFSPRIGPAAIVPSSPSTTTHQPAQQPQIANFILAKNLHLAPRAVQIQALELLRTRRIFTRTSVQTAPKQFLFIAIIGAPSPTQARVTPHLNDFFYLSHWHDAEKDGLDHLDAELSRPDDNISVASSDSIIKRSSSGLGPLPDHEPVPQPYMTEDDISLLSQLTTLACVDVDVLRYQMNVVSHLRIHRAVVGGVTPQATRCLAYLCKSLAALHGLGFVTASLVGLAVRKVYGHRIVMVGEGRMMERERSVQWGSEGEAVGVVMGGWGVEEVVEDVLRMVVVPA
- the GTP14 gene encoding Ypt/Rab-type GTPase Rab7 (COG:U; EggNog:ENOG503NWMV); this translates as MASRKKVLLKVIILGDSGVGKTSLMNQYVNKKFSASYKATIGADFLTREVLVDDRQVTMQLWDTAGQERFQSLGVAFYRGADCCVLVYDVNNSKSFDALDSWRDEFLIQASPRDPDNFPFVVLGNKIDVEESKRVISTKRAMTFCQSKGGIPYFETSAKEAINVEQAFEVIARNALLQEESEEFSGDFQDPINIHIENDRDGCAC
- a CDS encoding hypothetical protein (EggNog:ENOG503NXNP; BUSCO:EOG09263M8W; COG:E; COG:G) produces the protein MRIHKTMAPPEPLLPATLAPPDHHHHTHHRPSGDFGRSNKHDTTDDDEEDDISPRSSSSDRRRSQHYGARVMLGGMSADHSPASAGRLSPHTEQPQKSRLLGGVARKTLGICLLLVVVFFWTVSNFLASYIFSDGTYSKPFFLVYVNTSMFAISLVPMTGKYIIQNGWRTTLSQARELRKGRSAPLLRNDRDEEDEERLLVVEDEGSLEAHDLPPREEKLSLAETAWLSLEFCMLWFLANYFASACLEYTSVGSVTILTSTSSIWTLILGALKGVEGFTVRKLVGVLASLVGVILISSVDLSGANDDGRGSFPHKSTWEIAVGDSMALFSAVVYGIYVTVMKLRVGNEERVNMGLFFGLVGLFNVVFLWPGFLILHFTGLEPFEWPPTGTVWAIIMLNSVASFFSDIIWAYAMLLTTPLIVTVGLSLNIPVSLVGEMIQYSQYSSWLYWVGAGIVVLSFVFVTHESQEGREGDKEQERTGV
- a CDS encoding hypothetical protein (COG:P; EggNog:ENOG503P25T); translation: MAPDTSPTTSTSPLPHLGNSINAATRTQHTKLNKSILLRLPLSVPPVAYNPTAYLTGLLHMAPIYIAFESAWDKILASHYASLDHPSSSLLVLPENQTLPPFPFGTTADPIGDEKGERVHAVLHHLKISGMARSGSLKRDIRAMSGWDETEVEEMLEQVKNTGRLGEFVRHIHANIARQPEVVIAYAWVLYMALFSGGRFLGSCLEAAGEGFWMRKSDAVLGKICKDPISIRELLASEEEEGDGGGGGGGDDDGLARIKDDGLPLNFFRFATPLDGEEIKTKFKSRLVELEGLLTAGEREHVVREGVCIFDVMNGIVGQLDGLFDRHPGDDDKVEEENGAVDTWASMLVPRAAMVAGGRLRDSVAVAKERGMRALRKATFSGGERSTLVEEGRSRSHTHRRKSEGNLEGLNTSSSPATAETSTSGLHAHGTITSVTELVEKTNVGKGKATAVEGGEAVKVVRFGEEIALIQQRRNGAKSVTAKAEAVQQDMWTSPKGQCPLARIRRQDRGSVTKVRDARVEGIKNPFTFWSLVLLVALAGFGWGYAYGYITGR